Proteins encoded together in one Kutzneria kofuensis window:
- a CDS encoding thiomuracin/GE37468 family thiazolyl RiPP peptide, which yields MEKVQYALGDLSMDVFTLTDRGLTVESLTAGHGMAENEASSSSHCSGSCSCGGGSCSCGSCSCWDGGWDGGHGGHGGHGGW from the coding sequence ATGGAAAAGGTTCAGTACGCCCTCGGCGACCTGTCGATGGACGTGTTCACCCTGACCGACCGTGGTCTGACCGTCGAGTCGCTGACGGCCGGTCACGGTATGGCCGAGAACGAGGCGTCCAGCTCGTCGCACTGTTCGGGTAGCTGCAGCTGCGGTGGCGGTAGCTGCAGCTGCGGTAGCTGCAGCTGCTGGGACGGCGGCTGGGACGGTGGCCACGGTGGCCACGGCGGTCACGGCGGCTGGTGA
- a CDS encoding winged helix-turn-helix transcriptional regulator has product MKSTDATEPPLDSEWRDDAAVPIPATHLANWSEVAEVIETIALRSALPVLVALGHGSMRYSELSRSLHMDNKQLSRVLRRLREAHIVARQVNGAQRPVQVRYHLTPSGQNLVAILAELESWRLPEDDRHTRRAARQARPDDGEGSPSTLIGGHHAGASRMAPSAAENPSAN; this is encoded by the coding sequence GTGAAATCGACCGACGCCACCGAGCCGCCCTTGGACTCGGAATGGCGGGACGACGCCGCGGTTCCAATCCCGGCGACACACCTCGCGAATTGGAGCGAAGTCGCCGAGGTGATCGAAACCATCGCTCTCAGGTCGGCACTGCCCGTTCTGGTTGCGCTGGGCCACGGCTCGATGCGTTACAGCGAGCTGTCCCGCTCGCTGCACATGGACAACAAACAGCTGAGCCGGGTTCTCCGGCGCCTGCGGGAAGCGCACATCGTGGCCAGGCAGGTGAACGGGGCACAGCGGCCGGTTCAGGTGCGATACCACCTGACCCCGTCCGGCCAGAACCTCGTGGCGATCCTCGCCGAGCTCGAGTCCTGGCGCCTGCCCGAGGATGACCGGCACACCCGCCGCGCCGCACGCCAGGCACGCCCCGACGACGGCGAGGGCTCGCCCTCGACCCTCATCGGGGGACACCACGCGGGGGCCAGCCGCATGGCCCCTTCCGCCGCCGAAAACCCGTCAGCAAACTGA
- a CDS encoding DUF7144 family membrane protein: MTTREIGSGWAVFASVLLIVTGAVNVVEGLVVLGRRAQVVAVQDRFYLVDMTTWGLVLLVFGAVLVVVGVGLLTLAAWARMAAIVLVALHAVSQVFWIGAYPVWAVLMIALDTVLLFGLTARWSRTNRETSAHHLRVDADRSASEPR; encoded by the coding sequence CCACCAGAGAGATCGGGTCGGGGTGGGCGGTGTTCGCGAGCGTGCTGCTCATCGTGACCGGTGCGGTCAATGTCGTCGAAGGACTCGTGGTGCTGGGCCGGCGCGCCCAGGTGGTTGCCGTCCAGGACCGGTTCTACCTGGTCGACATGACCACCTGGGGACTGGTGCTGCTGGTGTTCGGCGCGGTCCTGGTCGTCGTCGGAGTCGGCCTGCTCACACTGGCGGCGTGGGCGCGGATGGCCGCGATCGTGCTCGTGGCCCTGCACGCCGTCTCGCAGGTCTTCTGGATCGGCGCGTATCCGGTCTGGGCCGTGCTGATGATCGCACTCGACACGGTGCTGTTGTTCGGGTTGACCGCCCGCTGGTCGCGGACGAACCGCGAGACGTCGGCGCACCACCTCCGGGTCGACGCCGACCGGTCCGCGAGTGAACCCCGGTGA